The following proteins are co-located in the Doryrhamphus excisus isolate RoL2022-K1 chromosome 15, RoL_Dexc_1.0, whole genome shotgun sequence genome:
- the zgc:153292 gene encoding uncharacterized protein zgc:153292 — translation MGRHKCSYGCESPDEKYFKFPLFNERRLKKWLANMKWKEWTPSRFSVLCSKHFEEQHLDRSGKCVQLREDAVPTIFPPQDETKKMQAPTTPKSRRRKHISTKSSNTTTTTPDTVESSVADDPLSHDDSDPAGHVEDQPKPSRWSIIMDEGLIKITSFPHFFHGDYCASQDVQWAPDADVMTSTEETACQDPEKVIQVSEAWQWLSLDVRGPLPATRNGHTYVVTLSDCYSKWVEAAPVPAFLPAHVAKHIADTIMHFGFPMCVLSRLPRDIIRQINQELTSQLTISTAIVIYHPHAGATDENTQQMIDRMVRELVQEHAADWDVYLPAKVFALCFQEHSTTKQRPFAMLCCSGLEPVHIPRPLRYTNVEIRESTLVVK, via the exons ATGGGGCGTCATAAATGTTCTTATGGATGTGAAAGCCCTGACGAGAAATATTTCAA gttTCCACTGTTCAACGAGAGAAGACTGAAGAAATGGCTGGCCAACATGAAGTGGAAGGAGTGGACGCCTTCTCGCTTCTCTGTGCTGTGCAGCAAACACTTTGAGGAGCAACACCTGGACAGAAGTGGCAAATGTGTCCAGCTGAGAGAAGATGCAGTTCCTACAATCTTTCCACCCCAGGATGAGACCAAAAAGATGCAG GCACCAACGACTCCAAAAAGTAGGAGACGGAAG CACATAAGCACAAAATCCTCAAATACGACTACGACCACGCCTGACACGGTCGAGAGCAGCGTCGCGGACGACCCCCTCAGCCACGATGACAGCGACCCTGCCGG ACACGTGGAGGACCAACCGAAGCCCAGCAGGTGGAGCATCATTATGGACGAAGGCCTCATCAAGATCACCTCTTTCCCGCACTTTTTCCACGGGGATTATTGCGCCTCGCAG GATGTCCAGTGGGCTCCTGACGCGGATGTGATGACTTCCACCGAGGAG ACGGCCTGCCAAGACCCCGAGAAGGTGATCCAG GTGAGCGAGGCGTGGCAGTGGCTCAGCCTGGACGTGCGCGGGCCGCTTCCGGCGACGCGCAACGGCCACACCTACGTGGTGACGCTGAGCGACTGCTACTCCAAGTGGGTGGAGGCCGCCCCCGTGCCGGCGTTCCTTCCCGCGCACGTCGCCAAGCACATCGCGGACACCATCATGCACTTCGGCTTCCCGATGTGCGTCCTCTCGCGGCTGCCTCGTGACATCATTCGCCAG ATCAACCAGGAGCTCACCAGTCAGCTGACAATCTCCACGGCGATCGTGATCTATCACCCACACGCCGGCGCCACTGATGAGAACACACAGCAGATGATTGACAG GATGGTCAGAGAACTCGTCCAGGAGCACGCGGCTGACTGGGACGTATACCTACCCGCCAAGGTCTTCGCCTTGTGCTTCCAAGAACATTCAACTACAAAGCAGCGACCCTTTGCGATGCTCTGCTGCAGCGGCCTGGAACCCGTCCACATACCACGCCCGCTAcgc TACACCAACGTAGAGATCCGAGAGAGCACTCTAGTGGTCAAATAG
- the cd2bp2 gene encoding CD2 antigen cytoplasmic tail-binding protein 2 isoform X1, with translation MSKRKVTFADGDGEVDLEDEAPHKKQTCEVVSGPGSRFKGKHSLDSDEEDDGEDNESSKYDILANDDVDGQENATIDFDEGVSITPFNLEEEMEEGHFDSEGNYFIKKEQQIRDNWLDNIDWVRIKEQPFKQKKKGLSAKRKRRVGDEDEAEEEKQREEQQENKDEEEEEDGEAEPAEDPLASYTQQQLTEALLELLLPGETVTAALRRLGGLGARKKNKLRDNDDDSGGQATEDGKRDTEKLDRLTSLADRLVASGMYGIYQQTHEKLAYTLKSMSGKRPAKEADGEEKDELDMFGEEFDEKHGAASHDNEEGNNRVSEEVMWEYKWENKDDSEVYGPFTSQQMQDWVDEGYFSSGVYCRRLDQEGSQFYNSKRLDFDLYT, from the exons ATGTCCAAAAGGAAAGTTACGTTTGCGGATGGTGACGGGGAGGTGGACTTGGAGGATGAGGCCCCGCACAAGAAG CAGACTTGTGAGGTGGTGAGCGGACCTGGCTCCAGATTCAAGGGGAAACATTCCCTGGACAGCGATGAGGAGGATGACGGGGAGGACAACGAAAGCAGCAAATATGATATTCTGGCCAACGATGATGTTGACG GTCAAGAGAATGCCACGATTGACTTTGACGAGGGAGTCTCCATCACGCCTTTCAacctggaggaggagatggaagAGGGACACTTTGACTCGGAGGGGAACTACTTCATCAAAAAGGAGCAACAGATTCGAGACAACTGGCTGGACAACATCGACTGG GTGAGAATTAAAGAGCAGCCTTTCAAGCAAAAGAAGAAAGGACTCTCCGCCAAACGCAAACGCAGAGTCGGCGATGAAGacgaggcggaggaggagaaaCAGCGGGAGGAGCAGCAGGAAAACAaagacgaggaagaggaggaggacggggAGGCCGAGCCCGCCGAAGACCCGCTGGCCTCGTACACGCAGCAGCAGCTGACCGAAGCGCTGCTCGAACTCTTGCTGCCGGGCGAGACGGTCACGGCGGCGCTGCGGCGGCTGGGAGGCCTCGGCGCCCGCAAGAAGAACAAGCTGAGGGACAACGACGACGACAGCGGCGGCCAGGCCACGGAGGACGGCAAGCGGGACACGGAGAAGCTGGACCGCCTCACGTCTCTGGCCGACCGGCTGGTGGCGTCGGGGATGTACGGCATCTACCAGCAGACCCACGAGAAACTGGCCTACACGCTGAAGAGCATGAGCGGCAAGCGGCCCGCCAAGGAGGCGGACGGCGAGGAGAAAGACGAACTCGACATGTTCGGCGAGGAATTTGACGAGAAGCACGGCGCGGCGTCACACGACAACGAGGAGGGGAATAATAGAG TGAGCGAGGAGGTCATGTGGGAGTACAAATGGGAAAACAAGGACGACTCTGAAGTCTACGGTCCTTTCACCAGTCAGCAGATGCAG GACTGGGTGGATGAAGGCTATTTCAGCAGCGGCGTGTACTGCAGGCGCTTGGACCAGGAGGGCTCGCAGTTCTACAACTCCAAGAGACTGGACTTTGATCTCTACACATGA
- the rusf1 gene encoding RUS1 family protein C16orf58 homolog, producing MEGDSGVVLATERYGCAETWRYFAKDGVMERRRVGSEAKSIGNSFVGVFKSIFLPQGYPESVSGDYLQYQLWDTAQAFASSLSGTLATQASLKGVGVGNQEATVAAATITWLLRDGTSMLGRILFAWLKGNKLDSEAKKWRLFADVLNDIAMFMEILAPFFPAWFTIIVCTSGVFKSVVGVAGGATRAALTVHQARRDNMADISAKDGSQETLVNLAGLVVSLILIPLVTDNPVLTLSLFLVFTALHLFANYRAVRSVVMETLNEARLAIVLQHFLQDGCILSPAEANREEPVFLEFRKTVPIKLGVRLQEVVQSPEELSLALKKNNNKPFLLVVTNGYVCVCLGAQASTQDEIRAMCQAIWISNELTACIELPEKHPDLVHESHKLMDTVFSQFLQGVEAAGWDVKRTLLDWDEWRLELKTKSS from the exons ATGGAGGGGGATTCCGGAGTGGTTTTAGCCACGGAACGATACGGCTGTGCTGAGACGTGGAGGTATTTTGCAAAAGATGGAGTGATGGAGAGGAGAAGAGTTGGCAGTGAAGCTAAATCCATAGGAAACTCATTTGTTGGCGTTTTTAAA agCATCTTCCTGCCTCAAGGCTATCCGGAGAGTGTGAGTGGCGACTACCTGCAGTACCAGCTTTGGGATACTGCACAG GCCTTCGCCAGCTCTCTGTCGGGAACGCTGGCCACTCAGGCGTCACTTAAAGGCGTCGGTGTTGGAAACCAGGAAGCAACAGTAGCCGCCGCCACCATCACGTGGTTGTTAAGAG ATGGAACCAGCATGCTGGGAAGGATCCTCTTCGCCTGGTtgaaagg GAACAAGTTGGACTCCGAGGCCAAGAAATGGAG GCTTTTTGCAGACGTTCTCAATGATATTGCCATGTTCATGGAAATACTGGCCCCGTTCTTTCCTGCTTGGTTCACCATCATAGTGTGCACGTCAGGCGTATTCAAG TCTGTAGTTGGTGTGGCGGGCGGGGCCACCAGAGCCGCTCTGACCGTTCATCAAGCTCGCCGAgacaacatggctgacatcTCCGCCAAAGACGGCAGCCAG GAGACTTTAGTGAATCTGGCGGGACTTGTGGTCAGTCTGATCCTCATCCCGCTGGTCACGGATAATCCTGT ATTGACCCTCAGCCTCTTCCTCGTCTTCACGGCCCTCCACCTCTTTGCCAACTACAGGGCTGTTCGTTCGGTCGTCATGGAAACGCTCAACGAGGCGCGGCTCGCTATTGTGCTGCAGCACTTCCTTCAAGATGGATGCATCCTGAGTCCAGCAGAGGCCAATCGAGAAGAACCCGTTTTCTTGG agtTTAGGAAAACTGTGCCTATCAAACTCGGTGTGAGGCTGCAGGAAGTTGTCCAAAG cCCAGAGGAGCTCAGTTTGGctttgaagaaaaacaacaacaagcccTTCCTGTTGGTCGTCACAAAcg gctacgtgtgtgtgtgtttgggagcGCAGGCATCCACGCAAGATGAAATCAGAGCAATGTGTCAAGCCATCTGGATTAGCAACGAGTTGACTGCTTGCATCGAACTACCAGAGAAACATCCAG ATCTCGTGCACGAGAGCCACAAGCTGATGGACACGGTGTTCAGCCAATTTCTCCAAG GTGTGGAAGCTGCCGGATGGGATGTGAAAAGAACGCTGCTGGACTGGGACGAGTGGAGGCTGGAGTTGAAGACCAAAAGCAGCTGA
- the cd2bp2 gene encoding CD2 antigen cytoplasmic tail-binding protein 2 isoform X2, which yields MSKRKVTFADGDGEVDLEDEAPHKKTCEVVSGPGSRFKGKHSLDSDEEDDGEDNESSKYDILANDDVDGQENATIDFDEGVSITPFNLEEEMEEGHFDSEGNYFIKKEQQIRDNWLDNIDWVRIKEQPFKQKKKGLSAKRKRRVGDEDEAEEEKQREEQQENKDEEEEEDGEAEPAEDPLASYTQQQLTEALLELLLPGETVTAALRRLGGLGARKKNKLRDNDDDSGGQATEDGKRDTEKLDRLTSLADRLVASGMYGIYQQTHEKLAYTLKSMSGKRPAKEADGEEKDELDMFGEEFDEKHGAASHDNEEGNNRVSEEVMWEYKWENKDDSEVYGPFTSQQMQDWVDEGYFSSGVYCRRLDQEGSQFYNSKRLDFDLYT from the exons ATGTCCAAAAGGAAAGTTACGTTTGCGGATGGTGACGGGGAGGTGGACTTGGAGGATGAGGCCCCGCACAAGAAG ACTTGTGAGGTGGTGAGCGGACCTGGCTCCAGATTCAAGGGGAAACATTCCCTGGACAGCGATGAGGAGGATGACGGGGAGGACAACGAAAGCAGCAAATATGATATTCTGGCCAACGATGATGTTGACG GTCAAGAGAATGCCACGATTGACTTTGACGAGGGAGTCTCCATCACGCCTTTCAacctggaggaggagatggaagAGGGACACTTTGACTCGGAGGGGAACTACTTCATCAAAAAGGAGCAACAGATTCGAGACAACTGGCTGGACAACATCGACTGG GTGAGAATTAAAGAGCAGCCTTTCAAGCAAAAGAAGAAAGGACTCTCCGCCAAACGCAAACGCAGAGTCGGCGATGAAGacgaggcggaggaggagaaaCAGCGGGAGGAGCAGCAGGAAAACAaagacgaggaagaggaggaggacggggAGGCCGAGCCCGCCGAAGACCCGCTGGCCTCGTACACGCAGCAGCAGCTGACCGAAGCGCTGCTCGAACTCTTGCTGCCGGGCGAGACGGTCACGGCGGCGCTGCGGCGGCTGGGAGGCCTCGGCGCCCGCAAGAAGAACAAGCTGAGGGACAACGACGACGACAGCGGCGGCCAGGCCACGGAGGACGGCAAGCGGGACACGGAGAAGCTGGACCGCCTCACGTCTCTGGCCGACCGGCTGGTGGCGTCGGGGATGTACGGCATCTACCAGCAGACCCACGAGAAACTGGCCTACACGCTGAAGAGCATGAGCGGCAAGCGGCCCGCCAAGGAGGCGGACGGCGAGGAGAAAGACGAACTCGACATGTTCGGCGAGGAATTTGACGAGAAGCACGGCGCGGCGTCACACGACAACGAGGAGGGGAATAATAGAG TGAGCGAGGAGGTCATGTGGGAGTACAAATGGGAAAACAAGGACGACTCTGAAGTCTACGGTCCTTTCACCAGTCAGCAGATGCAG GACTGGGTGGATGAAGGCTATTTCAGCAGCGGCGTGTACTGCAGGCGCTTGGACCAGGAGGGCTCGCAGTTCTACAACTCCAAGAGACTGGACTTTGATCTCTACACATGA
- the prr14 gene encoding proline-rich protein 14 — MLTYPSDSLPRLIFPMDDDAMPPNPYCSAPPHSEPPPPLLTFPSITPRGNDGTSAHRRNPGIQTRAPHAEDTPSTHNLSSFKRQSDSRDMVQMSKQPRVDSIRPHEKQQDGSDLHAAAECQNVQKQQSDTASNLNTFHTHHLMDRLEATQALASSVSVLDPHHASASAPPGWVNPFFQSFKSKMATFTEIVMSPVKLFKDRSVPLPSALLDGEIRLDDTESLATTQEHRENGNQEQTLLSHVQQPDAGSDSTTDSRHSRRLFHVDSSASLEHAVEVPSPCSPPSEQPPTRETTLKMADVTREEPVLVKTRLRKQTGSKDNTEKSLPSFSCESALPDDDDDDDDDDAKNQENKSPPQPHLTDAETHSKRPLNPECTPKVLIHRIRLKASSRTTQSKNQDRPVGPAPLTQEAASAQVALPKQETLQPAAKRRNFTARVKHKVEGGTEPNGALDPFPQSALEGTSVDPVGPVNKQKSGNRKAKLGPSCRTHKARSDLVEPDVGIDPGAAPAEQVLLLELQGGSRCKNVNTKPRKRKSLVSSADPPGPAGLPSELATIEGPAPSRSVKKPKKCSEGSVSDRIQVQVKRIRVKPGKSPMSTEPLYFEMTPFEGNIQSESSEMLHVEFQNTTSCDSRAADDAEASGAQTSARRLNRKQPRAAHRRRRSRVMEDLPTRPSSPESRGLLLRSYSCPEIPALFSANRPSLPWSHQHLPAHAAVLAHALKGARRARRHTVCSVEVEREIAPLCLRKEVYPSRRSFPYDNLAPRSPPASLSPTSYLTALASCFLSSPLAFLSGRGEARGASPGLAISSHTPSSSSSSSPSLRSPTCGATDANASVNLRESNGGHQREEEDASSSSQEFDDAALREEKSDSGLKVAQKHSERGKVSSIRIRKALPKPQNNLTPMGLPKPVRLKKKQFSLEEIYTNKNFSKPPESRLETIFEVPLSRRNGSESHFSQRRFKRFLEFLEAGEARKPKKPLVGVGKPGASTPSSRTRRGAFAKDGGVVALLAPDADSLLCAKLDQLNLWLIHDQVDS, encoded by the exons ATGTTGACTTACCCTTCTGATTCGCTCCCCCGCCTGATTTTTCCAATGGATGACGATGCGATGCCCCCCAACCCTTACTGTAGTGCACCCCCCCACAGTGAGCCTCCACCACCTCTCCTCACCTTTCCCTCCATCACTCCCAG AGGGAATGATGGGACATCGGCTCACAGGAGGAATCCAGGGATTCAGACACGCGCTCCTCACGCCGAGGACACACCGTCCACACACAACCTGTCCTCTTTCAAGAGGCAGAGTGACAGCAGGGACATG gtgcaaATGTCCAAGCAGCCCAGAGTTGACAGCATACGTCCACACGAGAAGCAG CAGGATGGGAGTGATCTTCATGCTGCAGCAGAGTGCCAAAACGT acaaaaacagcaaagcgacACAGCATCGAACCTAAACACCTTCCACACACATCATTTGATGGACAGACTGGAGGCTACGCAAGCGCTCGCCTCCTCCGTGTCCGTCCTGGACCCACACCACGCGAGCGCTTCGGCTCCCCCGGGATGGGTCAACCCTTTCTTCCAGTCCTTCAAGTCCAAGATGGCCACTTTCACCGAAATAGTCATGAGTCCTGTCAAACTCTTCAAAGACAGAAGCGTCCCTCTTCCTTCCGCGTTGCTCGATGGCGAGATTCGGCTGGATGACACGGAAAGCTTGGCGACGACGCAGGAGCACCGTGAGAACGGAAACCAGGAGCAGACTTTGTTGTCTCATGTCCAGCAACCCGACGCAGGAAGCGACTCGACGACTGACTCTCGGCATTCGAGGAGATTATTTCACGTGGACTCGTCAGCTTCGCTGGAGCACGCCGTTGAAGTGCCTTCACCCTGCAGCCCGCCCTCGGAGCAGCCGCCGACGCGGGAGACCACATTAAAGATGGCCGACGTGACGCGGGAGGAACCTGTGCTGGTAAAAACGCGGCTGAggaagcagacaggaagtaaagATAACACAGAGAAGTCTCTGCCCTCTTTTTCCTGCGAGTCAGCACttcctgatgatgatgatgatgatgatgatgatgatgccaagAATCAAGAAAATAAAAGCCCGCCCCAGCCGCACCTCACAGATGCTGAAACCCACTCCAAGAGGCCGCTCAACCCCGAATGCACTCCCAAAGTCCTGATCCACAGGATAAGACTGAAGGCCAGTTCACGCACGACACAGTCTAAAAATCAAGACCGGCCAGTTGGACCCGCCCCGCTGACACAGGAAGCTGCGTCCGCACAAGTAGCGTTACCCAAACAGGAAACGCTCCAGCCCGCCGCCAAGAGACGGAATTTTACAGCAAGAGTGAAGCACAAAGTAGAAGGCGGGACAGAACCGAACGGAGCGTTGGACCCGTTCCCCCAAAGTGCCTTAGAGGGGACCTCGGTGGACCCCGTGGGTCCAGTCAACAAGCAGAAAAGCGGCAACAGGAAAGCAAAGCTCGGCCCCTCGTGCAGAACGCACAAAGCGAGAAGCGACCTCGTTGAACCCGACGTCGGCATCGACCCGGGAGCCGCGCCTGCCGAACAGGTTCTGCTGCTGGAGCTCCAGGGAGGGAGCCGCTGCAAGAATGTCAACACCAAGCCACGCAAACGCAAATCGCTCGTCTCATCTGCTGACCCGCCGGGGCCCGCCGGCCTGCCTTCTGAGCTCGCTACAATCGAGGGCCCCGCCCCCAGCCGCTCTGTCAAGAAGCCCAAAAAATGTTCTGAAGGTTCTGTCTCAGACAGGATTCAGGTTCAAGTTAAAAGGATTCGAGTTAAACCTGGTAAATCTCCAATGTCCACAGAAccgctttattttgaaatgaccCCCTTTGAAGGGAACATCCAGTCGGAATCTAGCGAGATGCTCCACGTTGAATTTCAAAATACTACTTCCTGTGACAGTCGGGCGGCTGACGACGCAGAGGCCTCTGGGGCGCAAACCAGCGCAAGACGCTTAAACAGGAAGCAGCCCAGAGCGGCTCACCGGCGGAGGCGGTCCAGAGTCATGGAGGACCTGCCAACACGCCCCAGCTCGCCGGAAAGCCGCGGCCTCCTCTTGCGCAGCTACTCCTGCCCGGAGATCCCCGCCCTCTTCTCCGCCAACCGCCCTTCTCTTCCCTGGTCGCACCAGCACCTGCCAGCCCACGCCGCCGTCCTCGCTCATGCCCTCAAAGGCGCCCGCCGGGCCCGCCGCCACACCGTGTGCAGCGTGGAGGTGGAAAGGGAGATCGCCCCCCTGTGCCTGCGGAAGGAGGTGTACCCGTCCAGGCGCTCCTTCCCGTACGACAACCTGGCACCGCGCAGCCCGCCCGCTTCCCTCTCCCCCACCTCCTACCTCACGGCACTGGCTTCCTGCTTCCTCTCCAGCCCCCTGGCCTTCCTCTCAGGGAGGGGGGAGGCCCGCGGAGCGTCCCCCGGCCTCGCCATATCGAGCCACAccccatcttcttcttcttcttcttcaccgtCCCTCAGGAGTCCCACCTGCGGGGCCACGGACGCCAACGCCAG CGTGAATCTACGGGAGTCTAACGGGGGGCATCAGCGCGAGGAAGAGGACGCCAGCTCCTCCAGTCAGGAGTTCGACGACGCAGCACTGAGGGAAGAAAAGTCCGACTCTGGACTCAAG GTGGCGCAAAAGCACTCGGAGCGGGGCAAGGTGTCCTCCATTCGAATTCGGAAGGCGCTGCCCAAACCTCAGAACAACCTGACGCCCATGGGCCTCCCGAAACCCGTCAG GCTGAAGAAGAAGCAGTTTAGTCTGGAGGAAATTTACACCAACAAGAACTTCAGCAAACCTCCTGAAAG CCGGCTGGAGACCATATTCGAGGTTCCGCTCAGTCGCCGCAATGGCTCCGAGTCCCACTTCAGCCAGCGGCGCTTCAAGCGCTTTTTGGAGTTCCTGGAGGCGGGTGAGGCCAGGAAACCAAAGAAGCCACTGGTGGGCGTCGGCAAACCCGGGGCGTCGACGCCGTCGTCACGCACCAGGAGGGGAGCCTTCGCCAAAGACGGCGGCGTCGTCGCTCTCCTGGCGCCGGACGCAGACTCGCTTCTCTGTGCCAAGCTGGACCAGCTCAACTTGTGGCTGATCCACGACCAGGTGGACTcctga
- the elob gene encoding elongin-B, whose protein sequence is MDVFLMIRRHKTTIFTDAKESTSVYELKRIVEGILKRPPEDQMLYKDDMLLEDTQTLGNCGFTNQTARPQAPGTVGLAFRLDDSFEQLSIEPFSTPPELPDVMKPQDSGSTANEPAVQ, encoded by the exons ATG GATGTGTTTCTCATGATCCGACGTCACAAGACGACCATCTTCACAGATGCCAAAGAATCCACTTCGGTGTACGAGCTGAAGCGCATCGTGGAAGGCATCCTCAAGAGGCCGCCCGAGGATCAGATGCTTTACAAG GACGACATGCTGCTGGAAGACACTCAGACGCTGGGAAACTGTGGCTTCACAAACCAAACAGCACGACCTCAGGCCCCCGGCACTGTGGGACTAGCGTTTCGTCTcg ATGATTCATTCGAGCAGCTGAGCATCGAGCCGTTCTCAACCCCCCCTGAGCTCCCCGACGTCATGAAGCCGCAGGACTCGGGCAGCACAGCCAACGAGCCGGCCGTACAgtga
- the LOC131102881 gene encoding uncharacterized protein LOC131102881 has protein sequence MDAKQCVLSAARAVLDLAEREWQPLSEAELDQRLDQAVEEMLESELINKVKSMRQSDVCVTARSRETNMLPQVSQAAAITAAPREEVEVERLEQCDDPVEETAAVKYITAVLQGSKSRFPMTGRARLALSQTVPLCLTLLSERVSYRSLSRHFHLEKGNIHRIFFYFCQCVNMLEEKHICWPVGSEAENVLFPLFEGNDKDGASCVPRVLGVLGHTQIPIRLPTGKHDVESTEPETKRMKEEHPDSWLHLEVVCDSAGRFLHCRIGKGQDTDRGVTLSNKLKGDLMTPDSVLLARVGYPLTAHILTPYSGQCAPREELFNATLEPHFRILDQAIANLKARFQRLLCLDIGNYHRARSVVLTACVLHNMLLDIGDVVHGEAGEQEVVSQEGEEDEEGVRRRDAIAEDLYRQSS, from the exons ATGGACGCCAAGCAGTGTGTACTGTCGGCAGCCAGGGCCGTCCTGGACTTAGCGGAGCGGGAGTGGCAGCCCTTGTCGGAGGCCGAGCTGGACCAGCGCTTGGACCAGGCGGTGGAGGAGATGCTTGAGTCCGAACTGATAAACAAAGTCAAAAGTATGCGTCAGTCTGACGTGTGTGTGACAGCACGGTCGAGAGAAACCAACATGTTGCCTCAAGTTTCACAGGCGGCTGCGATTACTGCGGCTCCCCGGGAGGAAGTGGAGGTAGAGCGGCTAGAGCAGTGCGATGATCCCGTGGAGGAGACGGCTGCAGTCAAG TACATTACAGCTGTCCTTCAGGGATCCAAATCCAGGTTCCCCATGACGGGCCGGGCACGCTTGGCCCTGTCCCAGACGGTCCCGCTGTGCCTCACCCTGCTATCTGAGCGCGTCAGCTACCGTTCTTTGTCTCGCCACTTCCACTTGGAGAAAGGAAACATCCACCGCATCTTCTTTTACTTCTGCCAGTGCGTCAACATGCTGGAGGAGAAGCACATCTGCTGGCCAGTGG GAAGTGAGGCAGAAAATGTCCTCTTCCCGCTCTTCGAAGGGAACGACAAAGATGGAGCCTCGTGTGTTCCTCGAGTGTTGGGAGTGCTGGGACACACACAGATTCCCATCAGACTGCCGACAGGGAAACATGATGTGGAAAGCACAGAGCCGGAGACGAAGAGGATGAAAGAGGAGCATCCTGACTCTTGGCTCCACCTGGAAGTGGTCTGTGACTCTGCTGGACGTTTCCTCCACTGCAGGATCGGCAAAGGCCAGGACACGGACAGAGGCGTCACTCTGAGTAATAAACTCAAAGGGGACTTGATGACTCCCGACTCTGTGCTGCTGGCCCGGGTCGGCTACCCGCTCACtgctcacattttaacaccttACTCGGGACAGTGTGCACCAAGAGAGGAACTGTTCAACGCCACACTGGAGCCGCACTTCCGCATTCTAGATCAGGCTATCGCCAACCTCAAGGCCAGATTCCAAAGACTCCTGTGTCTGGATATCGGGAACTATCACCGAGCCCGATCTGTGGTGCTGACTGCCTGCGTGCTCCACAACATGCTCTTGGACATAGGCGATGTGGTTCACGGAGAAGCGGGAGAGCAGGAAGTTGTAAGTCAAGAgggtgaggaagatgaagaaggTGTACGCCGACGGGATGCCATTGCAGAAGATTTATATCGTCAAAGCTCATGA
- the pheta2 gene encoding sesquipedalian-1, translated as MMKIHKKIVSHYLSCTSPVDKEGYLLKKKTRNDTYQRRWLVLKANLLFYQERPADRHLLGVIVVEGCAVRRCVSDGRFAFCLLFQGPGLKSYTFAAGDEDTVESWVRALLSASHRYLSLMLRDLHRQYEEAKHQQVSSESPAGTLNQNPVQHRWLPATPVNPECRSPGFSTATKKSPKLWARRNAHITPLNWPPAPQYGEWPLLASGPPDDFSRLHDHYGQEVAKVREEWLKTRQVASEERDEGDLIELE; from the exons ATGATGAAGATCCACAAGAAGATTGTGAGTCACTACCTGTCATGCACCTCCCCCGTCGACAAAGAAGGCTATCTCTTAAAAAAG AAGACCAGAAACGACACCTACCAGCGACGCTGGCTGGTCCTGAAGGCCAACCTGCTCTTCTACCAGGAGCGGCCCGCCGACCGCCACCTGCTGGGGGTCATCGTGGTGGAGGGCTGCGCCGTGCGGCGATGCGTCTCGGACGGTCGCTTCGCCTTCTGTTTGCTCTTCCAGGGCCCCGGGCTGAAGAGCTACACGTTTGCGGCGGGCGACGAGGACACGGTGGAGAGCTGGGTGAGGGCGTTGCTGTCGGCCAGCCACCGTTATCTCTCGCTGATGCTCCGGGACCTGCACAGGCAGTATGAAG AAGCCAAACATCAGCAGGTTTCCAGTGAGTCTCCGGCCGGCACCCTGAACCAGAACCCGGTCCAGCACAGGTGGCTACCGGCAACGCCAGTCAATCCCGAATGCAGGAGCCCCGGCTTCTCAACAGCCACTAAAAAGTCCCCCAAACTGTGGGCCAGGAGAAACGCCCACATCACGCCCCTCAACTGGCCGCCGGCGCCCCAGTACGGCGAGTGGCCTTTGCTCGCTTCCGGTCCGCCGGACGACTTCAGCCGACTGCACGACCACTACGGCCAAGAGGTGGCGAAGGTTCGAGAAGAATGGCTGAAGACTCGGCAGGTGGCTTCGGAGGAACGTGACGAAGGAGATCTTATCGAGCTGGAGTGA
- the LOC131102933 gene encoding transmembrane protein 265-like, whose protein sequence is MSDSPHTCVTVDEETPLKTVPGSGDQVEGGHPAAAVVVHRAPRFQDKHHRWLAICSIICGISCIGIKALINSVKAEWEPNEDASQRFSRRARKFAIISIVTWFSILALAPLLMALGSYLVTLQD, encoded by the exons ATGTCAGACTCACCTCACACCTGCGTGACGGTGGACGAGGAGACGCCGCTGAAAACCGTGCCGGGGTCAGGTGACCAAGTGGAGGGCGGCCACCCGGCCGCGGCGGTGGTGGTGCACAGGGCGCCCCGCTTCCAAGACAAGCACCACAGGTGGCTGGCCATCTGCAGCATCATTTGCGGGATCTCCTGCATCGGAATCAAAGCGCTCATCAACTCGGTGAAG GCGGAGTGGGAGCCAAATGAAGACGCGTCCCAGAGGTTTTCACGGCGGGCCAGGAAGTTCGCCATCATCTCCATCGTCACGTGGTTCTCCATCCTGGCCTTGGCGCCGCTCCTGATGGCGCTCGGCTCGTACTTGGTCACGCTGCAGGACTGA